One window of the Anopheles cruzii chromosome 2, idAnoCruzAS_RS32_06, whole genome shotgun sequence genome contains the following:
- the LOC128269114 gene encoding tubulin beta-1 chain — protein MREIVHIQAGQCGNQIGAKFWEIISDEHGIDATGGYHGDSDLQLERINVYYNEASGGKYVPRAVLVDLEPGTMDSVRSGPFGQIFRPDNFVFGQSGAGNNWAKGHYTEGAELVDSVLDVVRKEAESCDCLQGFQLTHSLGGGTGSGMGTLLISKIREEYPDRIMNTYSVVPSPKVSDTVVEPYNATLSVHQLVENTDETYCIDNEALYDICFRTLKLTTPTYGDLNHLVSLTMSGVTTCLRFPGQLNADLRKLAVNMVPFPRLHFFMPGFAPLTSRGSQQYRALTVPELTQQMFDAKNMMAACDPRHGRYLTVAAVFRGRMSMKEVDEQMLNIQNKNSSYFVEWIPNNVKTAVCDIPPRGLKMSATFIGNSTAIQELFKRISEQFTAMFRRKAFLHWYTGEGMDEMEFTEAESNMNDLVSEYQQYQEATADEDAEFDEEQEAEVDEN, from the coding sequence TTCTGGGAAATCATCTCCGACGAGCACGGCATCGACGCGACCGGCGGATACCATGGTGACTCAGATCTGCAGCTGGAGCGCATCAACGTGTACTACAATGAGGCGTCCGGTGGCAAGTACGTGCCGCGCGCCGTCCTGGTCGATCTGGAACCGGGCACCATGGACTCGGTCCGCTCGGGCCCATTCGGACAGATCTTCCGGCCGGACAACTTCGTCTTCGGACAGTCCGGTGCCGGTAACAACTGGGCCAAGGGCCACTACACCGAGGGCGCCGAGCTCGTCGACTCCGTGCTGGACGTCGTCCGCAAGGAGGCCGAATCGTGCGACTGCCTGCAGGGATTCCAGCTGACCCACTCGCTCGGCGGCGGTACCGGCTCCGGCATGGGCACACTGCTCATCTCCAAGATCCGCGAGGAGTACCCGGACCGGATCATGAACACATACTCCGTCGTCCCCTCGCCAAAGGTATCCGATACCGTCGTCGAACCGTACAACGCCACCCTGTCCGTGCACCAGCTGGTCGAGAACACCGACGAGACGTACTGTATCGACAATGAAGCTCTCTACGACATCTGCTTCCGCACGCTGAAGCTGACGACACCGACGTACGGCGACCTGAACCACCTCGTGTCGCTGACCATGTCCGGCGTGACCACCTGCCTGCGGTTCCCGGGTCAGCTGAACGCCGATCTGCGCAAACTGGCCGTCAACATGGTGCCGTTCCCGCGTCTCCACTTCTTCATGCCCGGCTTCGCGCCGCTCACGTCGCGCGGCTCCCAACAGTACCGCGCACTGACGGTGCCGGAACTCACGCAACAGATGTTCGACGCCAAGAACATGATGGCGGCGTGCGATCCGCGCCACGGACGCTAcctgacggtggccgccgtcttCCGCGGGCGCATGTCGATGAAGGAGGTCGATGAGCAGATGCTGAACATCCAGAACAAGAACAGCAGCTACTTCGTCGAGTGGATCCCGAACAACGTCAAGACCGCCGTCTGTGATATTCCGCCCCGAGGCCTGAAGATGTCGGCCACCTTCATCGGCAACTCGACCGCCATCCAGGAGCTGTTCAAGCGCATCTCCGAGCAGTTCACCGCTATGTTCCGCCGCAAGGCTTTCTTGCATTGGTACACCGGCGAGGGCATGGACGAGATGGAGTTCACCGAGGCCGAGAGCAACATGAACGATCTGGTGTCGGAGTACCAACAGTACCAggaggccaccgccgacgaggACGCCGAGTTCGACGAAGAGCAGGAAGCCGAGGTTGACGAGAACTaa